A window of the Anoplopoma fimbria isolate UVic2021 breed Golden Eagle Sablefish chromosome 17, Afim_UVic_2022, whole genome shotgun sequence genome harbors these coding sequences:
- the pltp gene encoding phospholipid transfer protein, with protein MFRFRMNFCLLSLLFPLVSSIMADVPTAGCKIRITDRGLDMLKFETQKFVEEEISNISMPEMQGKEGRFQYTITDVKIKELNLTHAELQFIPDVGLLFDVQNSSIALSFHRRILYWFFYDTGNINASAEGVNINTALHLIRDDEGRLKISNITCDAKIAKMTAQFSGTLGKVYHFLASFLTTGMRFLLNQKICPALNHAALVLVNSMLETIPVRTEVDHYIGIDYALIGDPVVTPRSLDMHFRGMFFDLSDPNNTLANYAVDPVIKEYDRMVYLALSEYFFDSGLYSYYKAGVFQMNIVNEKMPKDMEMLLRTTYFGTIMMMNPALMDAPLSLQFAVNSPPKTTIKTSGATVVMTAIVKVMVLPPGQPPVQLSSMTMETKFNAKVSMKGKRLSILADLRRFKIYSNQSALESLALIPLQAPLKTMLQMSVVPLINNWTKRGVRIPLADGMDFIEEVVEYHNGFLVIGANLHFSKGLREMIVASNQTAPETNTV; from the exons ATGTTCCGCTTCAGGATGAATTTCTGCCtgttgtctctcctcttccctttgGTGTCCTCCATCATGGCCGACGTCCCTACCGCTGGCTGCAAAATCAGAATCACTGACAGAGGACTCGATATGT tgaagTTTGAGACTCAGAAGTTTGTTGAAGAGGAGATCAGTAACATCTCGATGCCGGAGATGCAGGGCAAAGAAGGACGCTTCCAATACACCATTACTGA TGTGAAGATAAAAGAGTTGAATCTGACTCACGCCGAACTGCAGTTCATTCCTGATGTCGGATTGTTGTTCGACGTCCAGAACTCATCGATCGCGCTGAGTTTCCACCGACGGATCCTCTACTGGTTCTT ttACGACACAGGAAACATCAATGCGTCGGCTGAAGGAGTGAACATCAACACGGCTCTGCATCTGATCAGAGACGATGAAGGACGACTGAAGATCAGTAACATCACCTGTGATGCCAAAATTGCCAAAATGACGGCGCAGTTCAGCGGAACGCTCGG GAAAGTTTACCACTTCCTGGCCAGCTTTCTGACAACGGGCATGCGCTTCCTCCTCAACCAAaag ATCTGTCCCGCTCTGAACCACGCTGCTCTGGTTCTCGTGAACTCGATGTTGGAGACGATCCCCGTGAGGACGGAGGTCGATCATTATATCGGTATTGATTATGCTCTGATCGGTGATCCGGTGGTGACGCCCAGGAGCCTCGACATGCACTTCAGG GGGATGTTCTTCGACCTGTCCGATCCGAACAACACGTTGGCGAACTACGCCGTCGACCCGGTCATCAAAGAGTACGACAGGATGGTGTACCTCGCTCTGTCCGAGTACTTCTTCGACAGCGGGTTGTATTCCTACTACAAAGCAGGAGTCTTCCAGATGAACATCGTCAACGAGAAG ATGCCCAAAGACATGGAGATGTTGTTGAGAACCACCTACTTTGGAACCATCATGATGATG AACCCGGCTCTGATGGACGCTCCGCTCTCACTGCAGTTCGCCGTCAACTCGCCCCCAAAGACCACCATCAAGACGTCCGGAGCGACGGTCGTCATGACAGCCATCGTCAAGGTGATGGTGCTGCCTCCAGGTCAGCCTCCGGTCCAGCTCAGCAGCATGACcatg GAAACAAAGTTCAATGCTAAAGTTTCAATGAAGGGAAAACGTCTGTCCATTCTTGCTGACCTCcgcag GTTTAAAATATACTCCAATCAATCAGCACTAGAATCTCTGGCA ctgaTTCCTCTGCAGGCTCCTCTAAAGACGATGCTGCAGATGTCCGTGGTTCCTTTAATCAACA actggACAAAGAGAGGAGTTCGGATCCCTCTGGCTGACGGGATGGATTTCATTGAGGAAGTAGTTGAATATCACAAC GGTTTCCTCGTCATCGGGGCGAATCTTCACTTCAGCAAAGGACTGAGGGAAATGATCGTAGCGAGCAATCAGACAGCACCAGAAACCAACACTGTCTAA